Part of the Terrisporobacter glycolicus ATCC 14880 = DSM 1288 genome is shown below.
AAATAATATTTTTTGTATTACTAGTTTGTTGCATTTACATTTTTAATATATTTTCTAAAATAGGGGAAGAAAAATCTTACTTAGAATCGACTTTATTTTTTATAAGAAGTTTTAGTTCCATACTGTCAGTATTGGCTTTTGGTAGTTGTTTAATTTCTTATAATAGATTAAAAAAAGATAGTATTTTTGTTATATCTTTAATGTATCTAGGATTATCTGTAGGAATAGTATCTGGTCAAATAGATTTTCTTAGCTTTTATTATGAAGAGTATAATTTGTTTAGTTATATTACTGTATCTACTTCTATACTTAGAATAATTTTGCTAATAATAGCTATAATTCCTAAAAGTAAAATTAAAACATTAATTGTTAATAATAAAAAAATATCGATTATATTTGTAATTTTATATACTATAATCTTTAATTTGGTAGAAAAAAATCTTAACTTTCTTCAATATTTTTATAGTACGGATTTTTTTGTAATATATAATTATTTTCTAACAGCCACATACTTTATTTCGGCAATAAGACTACTTGCTATAGGTATTAAGGATAAAGAATATATATTTGTAGTATTAGCCTCTAGTATTTTTATGCTAGCTATCAAGGCGATTTATGCAGTATATGCAGTAGATACAACATCATTTTATGTCAAGTTAACCTCAGTGTCTATTACATACATAATATTTTTAATTATTATTGCTGGATCTTTTATTGAATTATATTTGTACATAAATAGAACAAAAATACTTAATGAAAACTTAAGTCTTTTTTACAATTTAACTGATAATCATAAACATAGTTTTATGTTTATTTGTAGAGAAGATGGAGAAATAATATATGGTAATAAGAAGTTTAAGGACTATTACAAAATTAATTCTCCTGAAGATGCAAAAAGAGTAAAGTTATCATTTGCAATAATGGCTAATAAATTAGAGAATAAGGATGAAATTATAAAAAGCTTAAATACTAAAGGTGTATGGAGAGGAATAATTAAAAATCCAGATGAAAGTAGATCAGTTGATTGTTCATTACAAGTTATTGAAACTTTAGATGCTAAAAAAGAGTTTGTTATAACTTATATGGATGTATCAAAATTAATACGTAAAGAATTAGAGTTAGAAAAATTAAAAGTATACAATAAAGAAAAGACTGAATTTATGTCTAATATATCTCATGAGCTCAGAACCCCAATAAATATTTTTTATTCTACAATTCAACTTCTTGATATTTCACTAGTAAAATCAGATAAAGATTTTAAGGAGATGTATAGAAGGTATAGAAAAACCTTACATGTAAATTGCAAGAGAATGTTAAGGTTAATTAATAATGTGGTTGATATCTCAAAAATAGAAACGGGAATATTAAAAGGCAAATTTGATTATTATAACTTAATTTCAATAGTCGAGGATGTGACTTTATCTGTTGTAAATTATGCTCAACTTAAATCCATTAATATACAGTTTGACACTAACGAAGAAGAATTTATAGCAAAATGTGATCCATCTATGATAGAAAGAGCATTGTTAAATTTACTTTCAAATGCTATAAAATTTACTCCTGAAAATAAAAATATTTATGTTAATATATATGTTAATGATGATTTTGCAGAAATAAATATAAAAGATGAAGGTATTGGAATATCAAAGAGTGATAAAACTGCTATATTTGAAAGATTTGTTCAAGCAGATAAATCATTGACTAGAGAGAATGAAGGTAGTGGAATAGGATTAAGCATAGTAAAATCTATAATTGATCTTCATGATGGTTATATTAGTGTTGAAAGTAAAGTTGGTGAAGGTAGTACTTTCAAAATAATACTTCCAAATAGATGTGATGAATGTATTGATTATAAAATTTATGATATAAGCAATTACAACACAGAATTAGAACTATCTGATATATATGAAATATTAGTATAAAAAGTCCCCAATAGGGGATTTTTTATTGCCATAAACTTAACTATTATGATAAATTTTATGTAATTATAACTGTATTTTTAATTTGGAAAAAATATAGTTATAATATTCTTGACCATAAAAAAAATGGATGATATAATAAAACAACAAAATGATAATGATTATTATTTATAATAATTAATGATAATTAATACTAAAACAATAAGGAGATATTGACGTGAAAAAAATAAAAGTATTAGCAGTGTTAACATTAGCACTTGCAACATTTGGATTAATAGGTTGCTCATCAAATGAAGCGGAAAAACAAAATAAAGATACAAGAGTAGTTGAAACAGTAAAAGGAGAAGTGGAGATACCAATTAATCCTAAAAAAATAGTAGATATATCAGGAAGTAGTGAAGAATTATTATTACTAGAACAAACTGTAGTAGGTACGGCTAATGTGGATTCTTACGATACGAAAAATGTACCATCATACATAAAAGACTCGTTAGGTGATGTAAAAATAGTTGGACATTCTATGATGGAAACAGCAGATATAGAAGCAATACTTGCTTTAGAACCAGATTTAATTATAATGGCACCAAGACAAGAAGAAATATATGATCAACTAAAAGAGATAGCACCTACAGTTATGTTAGAAGATAAATCAAATGATTGGGAAGCAAAATTAAAAGATGTAGCCAAGCTATTTGGACAAGAAGATAAAGTTAAGTCTTGGCTAGATGCTTATTATAAAAAAGCTGAAGAGTTAGGTAAAGAGATAAAATTAGTTAATGGTGAAGATACTACTTACTTAACAGTTTTAGCAAGTTCAGGTTCATTCATGGTATTTAGTGAAGGTGGAATAGGAACAGTTTTAAAAGAAGATATGCAATTACCTCAACCAGCTAATATGCCTAAGCAAGATAGTATAACTCTACCAACTGTTACTATGGAAGGTTTATCAGAAATAGATGCTGATCACATAATAGTAATAGCAACGCAGTCAGATAAATCTGACTTAGAATCTAGTTCAGTTTGGTCTGAAATAAGAGCAGTAAAAGAAGGAAATGTAACTATATTAGATTCAAGTCCATACTTCTCTCAAGCTTACAATCCAATAGGAAGAGAATTAATATTAGAGTCTATTAAAGACGCTGTTATAAAATAATAAATCAAGTGGGTGGGGATAAGATTTAATTTCCTCACCTTATTTAATTTTAGTCAATGGATGATGATAAATCTAATGAATATCATTGGAACTAGAAATTAAGAGAATCTTATAAGGAGGAGAGTAAGTGGGTAAGAATAAAAAGAAAAAAATAGCAATAATAATGATTATACTTGGGATCATGCTACTTGTAAGTGGTATAGTAGTATCAATATCATTGGGTGCTAAAAATATAGATATTGGAACCATAATAAGTAGTATTTTTTCGGATAAAAATGATATAAATACAAAAATAATTAGAGATGTGAGAATACCAAGATCTATAGCGGCTGCATTGGTTGGTGGATTTTTGGCAGTGTCGGGAGCCATAATGCAAGGTATTACGAGAAATCCTATAGCTGAACCATCTGTTATGGGTATTACTCAAGGAGCTACTTTTATGATAGCTGTAGCTTTAGTCTTACAAAAGATTTATCCTAACATAGTTCTGAATAGCTTTACGAAAATGATATTCGCATTTTTAGGAGCTAGTATAAGTGGACTTTTAGTTTACTTTATAAGTTCTAGGAGCATTAGAAAAATTGATCCTGTAAAACTAGCTTTAGCAGGAACGGCAATGGGAACTTTGTTAATTTCACTAGCCATGGGGATCTCCATGTATTTCAACTTATCACAGGAGTTAAGTTTCTGGATATCTGGAGGACTTACGTCAGCTAAGTGGCAAGGTGTCAATTTACTTCTGATTGTAGGCGGTATAGGATTTGTCTCAGCAATGATAATGTCACCAAAGATTACAATCTTAAGCTTAGGTGAAGAAGTAGCAATAGGATTAGGTCAAAAAACTAACTTAGTAAGATTAGTATCTTTAATAATTGTAATAGCACTTACAGGAGCATCAGTTTCAGTAGCAGGAAATATAGTTTTTGTGGGACTTATAGTTCCTCAAATAATAAGAGGAATTATAGGATCAGATTATAAATATATAATTACCTTATCAATGTTATTTGGATCAGTTTTATTAGTATATAGTGATATATTATCAAGAATGATTAACCCTCCTTATGAAACACCAATTGGATCTTTAACAGCATTGCTTGGGGTTCCAATATTTATTTACCTTGTGAGAAAGGAGAGTTAATAATTTATGAAAAAGAACAAGAAGTATTTATTAGTTACAGGAATATTATTAAGTTTAATATTAATAACATTTTTAGTTAGTTTAAATATGGGATCTCTATCGATTGAACCTTTTGATGTAATAAAAACTTTTTTAGGCCAAGGGTCTAATGCGCATGAGATTGCTATATTCAAATTGAGATTACCTAGAATTGTAATAGGCATATTAGTAGGGACGGCTTTAGCTACTTCAGGCACAATTTTGCAAGGTGTTACTAAAAATGATTTGGCAGACTCAGGAATACTTGGTATAAACTCAGGTTCAGCCTTATTTGTAGTAATGTATATTTATTTTATGAATGGAAACGTATATGATGGTGTAAGCAATTTAACAATCTTCACTATGCCGATAGTAGCTTTAACAGGAGCACTATTTGCAGCTTTTTTAATCTATATACTTGCATGGAATAAGGGAATAAGCTCTTCAAGGTTATTATTAATAGGTATAGGAGTAAATATAGCATTTACTTCATTACTTACAATCTTCCAGCTTAAATTTACTACACAAGAATTCAACAGAGTAATGGCTTGGACTTCAGGTAGTATTTGGGGTTCTAACTGGAAATATGTAATGGCAATCTTACCATTTATAATAATATTAATGGCACTTACACTTTATAAATCTAGATATTTAGATGCACTAAATCTAGGAGATGAAGTAGCCACAGGATTAGGTATAGAGGTGGAAAAAGAAAGAAGAAAATTAATAATATATGCTGTTGTATTATCAGGGGTGTCCACATCTGTAGCAGGAAGTATAGGATTTTTAGGGCTTGTTGCGCCTCATATAGCTAGGAAGTTAGTAGGACCAAAGCATAGTAAATTAATTCCTACAGCAGCACTTATAGGTACTTTAATTATATTAGTTGGAGATACCATATCAAGAAATATCATAGCACCTATGGAAATTCCAGTGGGAATAGTTGTAGCTATAATAGGTGTACCATACTTTATTTATTTAATGTTAGCAGAGTAGAAAGAGGGAAAAATTATGACAGCTATAAGTACTAAAAATTTAAATATATCTTACGGAAACTTGGATATTGTTAAAGACTTGAATTTAGAAATACCAAGTGGAAAAATAACTACTATAATAGGTGCAAATGGTTGTGGTAAATCCACGATTTTAAAAACTATTGCAAGAATATTAACACCTAAAAGTGGTGACATATTTATAAATGAAAAAAATATAAAAGAACAATCTTCAAAAGATTTAGCCAAAACTATGGCAGTACTACCTCAAAGTCCCCAAGCACCAAAGGGACTCACAGTGGAAGAGTTAATAGCTTATGGAAGATTTCCACATCAAAAAGGTTTTGGAAGATTAAAAGAAGATGACGAAGATATAGTAACTTGGGCATTGGAAGTTACAGGAATAAAAGAATTTAGAGATAGACCAATTGAAGCTTTATCTGGAGGTCAAAGACAAAGAGCTTGGATAGCTATGGCTCTAGCTCAACAAACAGATATACTAGTGCTAGATGAGCCAACTACTTATTTAGACTTAGCTCATCAGCTAGAGGTATTAAATTTATTACGAGAATTAAATGAAAAACATAATACTACAATTGTTATGGTTATACATGAATTAAACAATGCAGCAAGATTTGCTCATCATATGATAGGAATCAAAAAAGGAAAAATAGTTTGTGAGGGAAGTTCTTATGAAGTAATGACAAAGGAAAATCTTAAAGAACTATTTAATATTGATTCAGAAATCATGGAAGATCCTAGGTCTAAAAAGCCTGTTTGTATAACTTATGATATGGTAAGATAGGAGAAATAATGGAAAATCAAGGAGCATTAAGACATGAAAATATAAGCAAACTACTGATTAAGTATTCAGTGCCTGCCATCCTTGCCATGATGGTTACTTCATTATATAACACAGTTGATAGAGCATTTATAGGTTCTATGGAAAATGCAGGTGCTTTAGCTATATCAGGACTAGGAA
Proteins encoded:
- a CDS encoding iron-hydroxamate ABC transporter substrate-binding protein gives rise to the protein MKKIKVLAVLTLALATFGLIGCSSNEAEKQNKDTRVVETVKGEVEIPINPKKIVDISGSSEELLLLEQTVVGTANVDSYDTKNVPSYIKDSLGDVKIVGHSMMETADIEAILALEPDLIIMAPRQEEIYDQLKEIAPTVMLEDKSNDWEAKLKDVAKLFGQEDKVKSWLDAYYKKAEELGKEIKLVNGEDTTYLTVLASSGSFMVFSEGGIGTVLKEDMQLPQPANMPKQDSITLPTVTMEGLSEIDADHIIVIATQSDKSDLESSSVWSEIRAVKEGNVTILDSSPYFSQAYNPIGRELILESIKDAVIK
- a CDS encoding FecCD family ABC transporter permease, producing MGKNKKKKIAIIMIILGIMLLVSGIVVSISLGAKNIDIGTIISSIFSDKNDINTKIIRDVRIPRSIAAALVGGFLAVSGAIMQGITRNPIAEPSVMGITQGATFMIAVALVLQKIYPNIVLNSFTKMIFAFLGASISGLLVYFISSRSIRKIDPVKLALAGTAMGTLLISLAMGISMYFNLSQELSFWISGGLTSAKWQGVNLLLIVGGIGFVSAMIMSPKITILSLGEEVAIGLGQKTNLVRLVSLIIVIALTGASVSVAGNIVFVGLIVPQIIRGIIGSDYKYIITLSMLFGSVLLVYSDILSRMINPPYETPIGSLTALLGVPIFIYLVRKES
- a CDS encoding ABC transporter ATP-binding protein, with protein sequence MTAISTKNLNISYGNLDIVKDLNLEIPSGKITTIIGANGCGKSTILKTIARILTPKSGDIFINEKNIKEQSSKDLAKTMAVLPQSPQAPKGLTVEELIAYGRFPHQKGFGRLKEDDEDIVTWALEVTGIKEFRDRPIEALSGGQRQRAWIAMALAQQTDILVLDEPTTYLDLAHQLEVLNLLRELNEKHNTTIVMVIHELNNAARFAHHMIGIKKGKIVCEGSSYEVMTKENLKELFNIDSEIMEDPRSKKPVCITYDMVR
- a CDS encoding FecCD family ABC transporter permease, coding for MKKNKKYLLVTGILLSLILITFLVSLNMGSLSIEPFDVIKTFLGQGSNAHEIAIFKLRLPRIVIGILVGTALATSGTILQGVTKNDLADSGILGINSGSALFVVMYIYFMNGNVYDGVSNLTIFTMPIVALTGALFAAFLIYILAWNKGISSSRLLLIGIGVNIAFTSLLTIFQLKFTTQEFNRVMAWTSGSIWGSNWKYVMAILPFIIILMALTLYKSRYLDALNLGDEVATGLGIEVEKERRKLIIYAVVLSGVSTSVAGSIGFLGLVAPHIARKLVGPKHSKLIPTAALIGTLIILVGDTISRNIIAPMEIPVGIVVAIIGVPYFIYLMLAE
- a CDS encoding sensor histidine kinase translates to MINNIISDRSLIEKEKKLFEKIIFFVLLVCCIYIFNIFSKIGEEKSYLESTLFFIRSFSSILSVLAFGSCLISYNRLKKDSIFVISLMYLGLSVGIVSGQIDFLSFYYEEYNLFSYITVSTSILRIILLIIAIIPKSKIKTLIVNNKKISIIFVILYTIIFNLVEKNLNFLQYFYSTDFFVIYNYFLTATYFISAIRLLAIGIKDKEYIFVVLASSIFMLAIKAIYAVYAVDTTSFYVKLTSVSITYIIFLIIIAGSFIELYLYINRTKILNENLSLFYNLTDNHKHSFMFICREDGEIIYGNKKFKDYYKINSPEDAKRVKLSFAIMANKLENKDEIIKSLNTKGVWRGIIKNPDESRSVDCSLQVIETLDAKKEFVITYMDVSKLIRKELELEKLKVYNKEKTEFMSNISHELRTPINIFYSTIQLLDISLVKSDKDFKEMYRRYRKTLHVNCKRMLRLINNVVDISKIETGILKGKFDYYNLISIVEDVTLSVVNYAQLKSINIQFDTNEEEFIAKCDPSMIERALLNLLSNAIKFTPENKNIYVNIYVNDDFAEINIKDEGIGISKSDKTAIFERFVQADKSLTRENEGSGIGLSIVKSIIDLHDGYISVESKVGEGSTFKIILPNRCDECIDYKIYDISNYNTELELSDIYEILV